The genomic DNA TTGTGTTGGGGGCTGAAAATTCTATTACTATTTTTTTATTCTTAAGGAAATTATTTGTGCCATATTTTTCCTTTTCTTCATTGACTTTATTAATTGTATCTCGAATAAATTCCTTTCTCTTGAGTTTAATGTTTAAGTAAGGCCCCATTGGTTTGGTTTCATATTCCGATCCAATCTCCTTTACTATCTCTTCAATAATAACAGATGGACTAAGTCCTAATATTTTGCTAAATTCAAATATTAAGATTGATAAATCTCCTAACTCGCTCTTTGGTGGTTTTTGAATTATTGTAGTTACTTTGTCCAGTTTAATATTTTTTGTTAAGGCAAGTTTCTTTATTGTTTTACTAATTTTATCTTCTAAATCTTTTTTTATTTTACTAATCATTCTTTTTCCCTTTAATATTTATTAATGTGTTAATCAATAAAAAGATTAAAGATGCTACTAAGAAAACATTTGAGCTATAAGCTGGTGTTTTGCTTATGCTGAACTCTTTAATTATTGATATTTTTGTATTGAAAAACTGTAAATTTCCAGTATTTAATATTTCTCTAAAGAGTGAAACTATTGAGCTTAATGATACGAATGTTATTATTGGTAGTTTGGAATATTGCAATATCCTTAAAGGCTCTTTTAGATTTTTAAAAGGTTCATTTTTGTGAAATGATACTATGATAACTATTAAAATAGGAATTGAAAATCTTAAATTGTTATAAAGCATAGGGGTTGTATAATACATGAAAAGATAAGTTAAACTAACAAATATCCCTATCATAAACAAGTAAATTCCTAGTATTTGATTCCTTAGTTCTATTTGATTAATGATTATTGCAGGCAGTAGGATGCAAATGGATATCCAAATTGATATTATACTTCCCTCTAGAAAAGTTTTTGTATAAGCAAAAATTGGAAAGAGCATTAAATGAGTTTTTAAATATCTATCTGTAACATAAAATGTTTTTTTTTGCATAAATCTTACCTTTAACGATTTTATTTTGTTTTAAATTGATTTGTATCTGTATTAATATCTACAATATGATTTGAGTTTACTTTTCCAAAAGTTTTAATACTTTCAATTGCTCCTATTAGTCTTTTGATTTCTTCTTTTAGACTCTTCATTGAATTTGAAACGGTTATGTTAATTTCTTCTAGAAGAGAAACGGTATTGATAATCTCTTTATTTCCTCTAAACATTTCATTTGAACCAATTTTTACTTCATATGTTATTTCTCTCATTGTATTTAAAGCTTTTAAAATTTCCTGACTACCAATTGACTGTTCTTGCATAGTATGATTTATTTCTTCTATAACTTGAACTACAAGATTTATTGAATCAAATATTTGATTGAAAGCTTTATTTGTGAGTTCTGATGTTTTTACTGTTTTATTGATAGAATCCATTATTTCATTTATTGATGCTGCAACTGATTCTGATTGTGAAGTAACCTGTTCTGCAAGATCTTTAATTTCTTCTGCAACAATTGCAAATCCCTTTCCAGCTTCACCAGCATGAGATGCTTCAATAGCTGCATTCATTGAGAGTAGGTTTGTCTGACTAGCAATAGATGATATTAGAGCATTTGCTTCTTGAAGTCTTGTTGAGTTTTTATAAATTTCTTTAATTTGCATAATAACTTCTTCTTGCTTTTTTCGACCGTCATCTGAAAATACTTTAAGTTCTTCTGTACTTTTTGCAGCTTTTTGTGTTATTTCTGTAACTGATTGTATACTTCCTATCATTTCTTCAATAGCAGATGATGATTCTTCAACGCTAGCAGCTTGAGTTTCAATTGAGTTGTCAAGTGATGCAATGTTTTTAGATAAACTCTCTATTGTGTTTGTTGTATTGGAAATAAATTCAACTTGCTTTTCTACTTCTCCCTGTGTTTTTTCTATATACTGATTTGAATTTGTTATCGTATCATAGGCTTTATTTATTTCATTAAATAAAAGATCTCCATTATCTCTTAATAATTTGACTCTGTCTTGTAGTGAGTTCATTACATTCTTTAAATTTTCAATGAAATATCCGAAATGATTTATTGTAGAACTTACTGAGTCGTTCCCCTTTGATTCAATCTTGACCGTTAAATCTCCATCTTTGACTTTTGGAATGACTTCATTTAAATATTCTATTTTTGTTATTATTAATTTCTTGATGATGCTTATCATGATTAAAATGAATATTATTACGAGTGCTGCTATTATTGACAAGGACATCAATTTAATTTTGTATAGTTCATTTGAAAATATGTTGTCATAGTTCATTTGTATGGCTAAATACCAAGATGAAGTTGTAAGTCTTGTTAAAGAGATTATGTTATTGTCATGGTTAGTAGTAATATTGCTTTGTTTCCTAGATATTGAATTTAATAACTGATTCGTTATCTTGGGATTATTTTCAAATAGGTTGTCTATTGATAAATTAATATGTTCGAGTGTGTCTTCATTTTGTTCTCCAAAAACTTCACCTTGATTATTAATAGCATATATCTTGAAGTAGTGATAACTTTGATGTTGATTCCCCTTTTCCAGTACAGATCTCTCTAAAAACAGAAATATCTTTTTTCTTAATTGTTTTATTTGCTCTAGTATGTCTAAATATAAAATAACATATCCAGTGTTGTCTGCATTTCCGTTATCTCTTGTGGCTATCTTGTAAATCATAGGTATGTAGTGCTTGTTATTTATTTTTATTAAGTTTTTATGTAATGCGATTATTTGAGTTTTATTTATAAAATTATCCGCTTTAATTCCCTTTAAATTTATCTGGGAGTTTATTCTTCTCTCATCGCTTGAATACAATACCTCTCCATTTTGGTTTACATATTCTATTATCGTTATATAAGAAGGGAATAAATGAGAGTTACTAACAGATATTATGCTTTTAAGTTTCTGATTCTTTTGTTCGCTAGATACATTGTTGTAATTTATGATAAATTCATCAATAGCCTGTAAAGTGTTTCTTGTGTCATCAACGAAGCTTTTTGTCATAATGTGATTTACAAATTTTGTAAAATTTTTAAGCTCTTTAGTTATTACTTTCCTATATCCGTAATTTAATAACAAAAAAGTAGTAGCAGCAATAATTATTGTGTATATTAAAATAGCAATATTAAACTTATAAAAAAGAGTGGAACTGGAACTTTTTCTTTTCACTTGAATCCTCACAAAACTTTTTACAAAATATCATAACCAACTAGTATTATATATGTTTTATTATATAATTATATACATATATCTGAATAATAAAATAATTATTCTTGTTAGTATATTCATATAATGTGTAATGCGGTAGGAAGATTTGTTTATATAGGTTTATGGGTTTAATTTTGGAGAATTTATGAATGATGATTTAGTGAATGTTAAATTAAAAAATATGAAGTTTTTTCTCTATTTTCTACTTTTTGTTTTTATTTGCTTTAGTTTGCTATTTATAGGACAAGCCTATTTAAATTATAAAAATGAGTATATAGAGCGTGTTAGGTCTGATTTTGAGCTGTTTTCAAGTAATATAGAATTTCGGTTTAAGAGTAGATATGAGTATGCTAAGGATGTTCTTAATCATTTTGTTAAAGATAATGATGTTTTAAATATTTTGCATAATGCTTCAAATAGTTTTATTTCAAATATTGATTTGAAATCTATGTATGATTTGAATACGAGTAGTACTTTATTTTTAAATTCGAAAGAATTTAATGAGGTAAGTAAGGTTTTTGAGGGTGTACCTTTTGCGGAGAATTCTTTAGAGGGAATTTTTTATATTCCTATTGGACAAAATGTTCTACTTTCAGATAGAAGTTTTTCATCTTTGGGTATAAATAACATTATGGAAGATCCGATTTATTTTGTTCCTGCAAGAAATAATGTTGCTTATTATTCAAGTTATAAAAGGATTAAGAATAAGTTTTATTCTGTTGTAAGTATTCCAGTTGTTAATA from Borrelia turcica IST7 includes the following:
- a CDS encoding methyl-accepting chemotaxis protein — translated: MKRKSSSSTLFYKFNIAILIYTIIIAATTFLLLNYGYRKVITKELKNFTKFVNHIMTKSFVDDTRNTLQAIDEFIINYNNVSSEQKNQKLKSIISVSNSHLFPSYITIIEYVNQNGEVLYSSDERRINSQINLKGIKADNFINKTQIIALHKNLIKINNKHYIPMIYKIATRDNGNADNTGYVILYLDILEQIKQLRKKIFLFLERSVLEKGNQHQSYHYFKIYAINNQGEVFGEQNEDTLEHINLSIDNLFENNPKITNQLLNSISRKQSNITTNHDNNIISLTRLTTSSWYLAIQMNYDNIFSNELYKIKLMSLSIIAALVIIFILIMISIIKKLIITKIEYLNEVIPKVKDGDLTVKIESKGNDSVSSTINHFGYFIENLKNVMNSLQDRVKLLRDNGDLLFNEINKAYDTITNSNQYIEKTQGEVEKQVEFISNTTNTIESLSKNIASLDNSIETQAASVEESSSAIEEMIGSIQSVTEITQKAAKSTEELKVFSDDGRKKQEEVIMQIKEIYKNSTRLQEANALISSIASQTNLLSMNAAIEASHAGEAGKGFAIVAEEIKDLAEQVTSQSESVAASINEIMDSINKTVKTSELTNKAFNQIFDSINLVVQVIEEINHTMQEQSIGSQEILKALNTMREITYEVKIGSNEMFRGNKEIINTVSLLEEINITVSNSMKSLKEEIKRLIGAIESIKTFGKVNSNHIVDINTDTNQFKTK